From a single Anomalospiza imberbis isolate Cuckoo-Finch-1a 21T00152 chromosome 16, ASM3175350v1, whole genome shotgun sequence genomic region:
- the ARHGAP17 gene encoding rho GTPase-activating protein 17 isoform X1: protein MKKQFNRMKQLANQTVGRAERTEVLSEDLLQIERRLDAVRSVCHLAQKRLIACLQGQHGTDPDKRHKKLPLTALAQNMQEGSIQLSDETLLGKMLDTCGDAESKLAMELSQHEVQIEREVIDPLCQLTETEIPNIQKQRKQLAKLVLDWDSARGRYNQAHKTSGTNFQVHPSKIESLKEEMDEAGNKVEQCKDQLAADMYSFVSKEGEYARCFVTLLEAQADYHRKALAVIEKVLPEIQAHQDKWTEKPAFGTPLEEHLKRSGREIAVPIEACVMMLLETGMREEGLFRIAAGASKLKKLKAALDCSTSQLDEFYSDPHAVAGALKSYLRELPEPLMTYSLYEEWTQAANIQDQDKKLQELWRICNRLPEHYRVNFRYLIKFLAKLAQNSDVNKMTPSNIAIVLGPNLLWAKNEGSLAEMAAATSVHVVAVIEPIIQHADWFFPGDEDFNVSGAFVAVPAVNSNHLSHTGNDYECGTLERKRPLSMTVMEGDLLKKESFGVKVLELPATPRRCGTVNRKLTSPAFQPPLPPCEPAAAAEQHCPPAGAEPGPGAGPAPSAAPAEQPQAPGTEDASTSKSKDSSSAATPPPVRNGGQAGPAPGQAAPSSSQLSVSQPQNAAGPSPHALRRAVKKPAPAPPKPANPPPGQPGGQSSSPAAQPPSVSPKPPARSSSPPAQHANQGAPQTSSPCQVSAPRRYSSSLSPLQAPSHPPPQPPAQATPPLQPRGSSQASPGEQGPEQPCCSSVPLPQTPTPPDTPPLGKRPGSVPPEPCPAPCVPHGGTLPRPRPVPKPRNRPSVPPPPHPPSQLPADGTAAAPTQTASRIVTDSNPSIPEPLPNPPPELPAEPAGRELHNHLLLDIDNDTESTAL from the exons GGCTGAGAGAACAGAGGTACTCAGTGAAGACCTGTTGCAG ATCGAGAGGCGCCTGGACGCCGTGAGGTCCGTGTGCCACCTGGCCCAGAAGAGGCTGATTGCCTGTCTGCAGGGCCAGCATGGCACAGACCCTGACAAGAGACAC AAAAAACTTCCTCTAACAGCTCTGGCTCAAAACATGCAGGAAGGATCCATCCAGCTGAGTGATGAAACTCTGCTGGG GAAAATGCTGGATACCTGTGGGGATGCAGAGAGTAAACTGGCAATGGAGCTCTCCCAGCATGAAGTACAGATTGAGAGAGAAGTTATAGACCCACTGTGCCAGCTGACAGAG ACAGAGATCCCCAACATTCAGAAGCAGAGGAAGCAGCTTGCAAAGCTGGTGCTGGACTGGGATTCTGCAAGGGGAAG ATACAACCAAGCCCACAAGACTTCAGGAACAAACTTCCAAGTGCATCCTTCAAAAATAGAATCTCTTAAGGAAGAGATGGATGAAGCTGGAAATAAAGTAGAGCAGTGCAAG GATCAGCTGGCTGCAGACATGTACAGCTTCGTGTCCAAGGAGGGGGAGTACGCCCGCTGCTTTGTCACG TTATTAGAAGCACAAGCAGATTACCATAGAAAAGCATTAGCAGTCATAGAAAAGGTCCTACCCGAAATTCAAGCCCATCAAG ACAAATGGACTGAAAAACCAGCTTTTGGAACTCCCCTGGAAGAGCATCTGAAGCGCAGCGGGCGGGAAATCGCAGTCCCTATCGAAGCCTGTGTCATGATGCTCCTGGAAACAGGGATGAGAGAGGAG GGCTTGTTCAGAATTGCTGCTGGAGCCTCCAAGTTAAAAAAGCTGAAAGCTGCCCTGGACTGCTCCACTTCCCAGCTTGATGAGTTTTACTCAGACCCCCACGCTGTTGCAG GTGCCCTGAAATCCTATCTGCGGGAGCTGCCAGAGCCTCTCATGACCTACAGCCTGTACGAGGAGTGGACACAAGCTGCAAA TATTCAGGACCAGGATAAGAAGCTCCAGGAGTTATGGAGGATTTGTAACAGATTACCTGAGCATTACCGTGTTAACTTCAG gTATTTAATCAAATTTTTAGCCAAGCTTGCCCAGAACAGTGACGTTAACAAAATGACACCGAGCAACATCGCCATCGTCTTGGGCCCCAACTTGTTGTGGGCAAAAAATGAAGG ATCCCTTGCTGAAATGGCAGCAGCCACTTCGGTGCACGTGGTAGCAGTCATTGAGCCCATTATTCAGCACGCAGACTGGTTCTTCCCTGGAG ATGAAGATTTCAATGTGTCTGGGGCGTTTGTGGCAGTTCCTGCTGTAAATTCCAATCACTTGTCACACACTGGGAATGACTATGAATGTGGGACCCTGGAGAGGAAGAGGCCTCTGAGCATGACTGTGATGGAAGGGGATTTGCTGAAGAAGGAAAG CTTTGGTGtgaaggtgctggagctgcccgcGACCCCGCGGCGATGTGGCACTGTAAACAGAAAGCTCACATCGCCGGCCTTCcagccgccgctgccgccctgcgagcccgcggcggcggccgagcAGCACTGCCCGCCTGCCGGGGCtgagcccggccccggggccggccccgctccctctgctgccccggcggagcagccccaggctccaGGCACTGAGGATGCCAG TACCTCAAAATCCAAGGACAGCTCGTCTGCAGCCACTCCTCCCCCGGTGAGGAACGGCGGCCAGGCAGGGCCTGCCCCGGGCCAGgcagcccccagcagctcccagctctctgtCAGCCAGCCCCAGAACGCTGCTGGTCCCAGTCCCCACGCCCTGAGGAGAG CTGTGAAGAAGCCGGCGCCAGCCCCCCCCAAACCAGCCAACCCCCCGCCGGGGCAGCCAGGAGGCCAAAGCTCTTCCCCAGCTGCTCAGCCGCCTTCTGTCTCTCCAAAACCACCGGCCAGAAGCTCTTCTCCTCCCGCCCAACACGCCAACCAAGGAGCACCCCAGACCTCCTCCCCGTGCCAGGTTTCTGCACCTCGGAGATATTCCAGCAGCCTGTCCCCACTCCAAGCTCCCAGCCACCCTCCCCCgcagcccccagcacaggcaactcctcccctgcagcccaggggcAGCAGCCAAGCATCTCCAGGCGAGCAGGGCCcggagcagccctgctgctcctccgtGCCCCTGCCGCAGACTCCGACTCCGCCCGACACGCCGCCGCTGGGCAAGCGCCCGGGCAGCGTGccccccgagccctgcccgGCTCCCTGCGTGCCCCACGGGGGCACCTTGCCCCGGCCACGGCCCGTGCCCAAGCCCAGGAACAGACCCAGCGTGCCCCCTCCGCCTCACCCTCCCTCGCAGCTGCCTGCAGACGGGACGGCTGCGGCCCCCACGCAGACGGCCTCCAGAATAGTCACAG ACTCTAATCCCAGTATTCCAGAACCACTTCCAAACCCTCCTCCAGAGCTTCCTGCAGAGCCGGCAGGCAGAGAGCTGCACAACCACCTGCTGCTGGACATTGACAACGACACGGAGAGCACCGCGCTGTGA
- the ARHGAP17 gene encoding rho GTPase-activating protein 17 isoform X2 encodes MKKQFNRMKQLANQTVGRAERTEVLSEDLLQIERRLDAVRSVCHLAQKRLIACLQGQHGTDPDKRHKKLPLTALAQNMQEGSIQLSDETLLGKMLDTCGDAESKLAMELSQHEVQIEREVIDPLCQLTETEIPNIQKQRKQLAKLVLDWDSARGRYNQAHKTSGTNFQVHPSKIESLKEEMDEAGNKVEQCKDQLAADMYSFVSKEGEYARCFVTLLEAQADYHRKALAVIEKVLPEIQAHQDKWTEKPAFGTPLEEHLKRSGREIAVPIEACVMMLLETGMREEGLFRIAAGASKLKKLKAALDCSTSQLDEFYSDPHAVAGALKSYLRELPEPLMTYSLYEEWTQAANIQDQDKKLQELWRICNRLPEHYRVNFRYLIKFLAKLAQNSDVNKMTPSNIAIVLGPNLLWAKNEGSLAEMAAATSVHVVAVIEPIIQHADWFFPGDEDFNVSGAFVAVPAVNSNHLSHTGNDYECGTLERKRPLSMTVMEGDLLKKESFGVKVLELPATPRRCGTVNRKLTSPAFQPPLPPCEPAAAAEQHCPPAGAEPGPGAGPAPSAAPAEQPQAPGTEDASTSKSKDSSSAATPPPVRNGGQAGPAPGQAAPSSSQLSVSQPQNAAGPSPHALRRAVKKPAPAPPKPANPPPGQPGGQSSSPAAQPPSVSPKPPARSSSPPAQHANQGAPQTSSPCQVSAPRRYSSSLSPLQAPSHPPPQPPAQATPPLQPRGSSQASPGEQGPEQPCCSSVPLPQTPTPPDTPPLGKRPGSVPPEPCPAPCVPHGGTLPRPRPVPKPRNRPSVPPPPHPPSQLPADGTAAAPTQTASRIVTGNAQELPTQ; translated from the exons GGCTGAGAGAACAGAGGTACTCAGTGAAGACCTGTTGCAG ATCGAGAGGCGCCTGGACGCCGTGAGGTCCGTGTGCCACCTGGCCCAGAAGAGGCTGATTGCCTGTCTGCAGGGCCAGCATGGCACAGACCCTGACAAGAGACAC AAAAAACTTCCTCTAACAGCTCTGGCTCAAAACATGCAGGAAGGATCCATCCAGCTGAGTGATGAAACTCTGCTGGG GAAAATGCTGGATACCTGTGGGGATGCAGAGAGTAAACTGGCAATGGAGCTCTCCCAGCATGAAGTACAGATTGAGAGAGAAGTTATAGACCCACTGTGCCAGCTGACAGAG ACAGAGATCCCCAACATTCAGAAGCAGAGGAAGCAGCTTGCAAAGCTGGTGCTGGACTGGGATTCTGCAAGGGGAAG ATACAACCAAGCCCACAAGACTTCAGGAACAAACTTCCAAGTGCATCCTTCAAAAATAGAATCTCTTAAGGAAGAGATGGATGAAGCTGGAAATAAAGTAGAGCAGTGCAAG GATCAGCTGGCTGCAGACATGTACAGCTTCGTGTCCAAGGAGGGGGAGTACGCCCGCTGCTTTGTCACG TTATTAGAAGCACAAGCAGATTACCATAGAAAAGCATTAGCAGTCATAGAAAAGGTCCTACCCGAAATTCAAGCCCATCAAG ACAAATGGACTGAAAAACCAGCTTTTGGAACTCCCCTGGAAGAGCATCTGAAGCGCAGCGGGCGGGAAATCGCAGTCCCTATCGAAGCCTGTGTCATGATGCTCCTGGAAACAGGGATGAGAGAGGAG GGCTTGTTCAGAATTGCTGCTGGAGCCTCCAAGTTAAAAAAGCTGAAAGCTGCCCTGGACTGCTCCACTTCCCAGCTTGATGAGTTTTACTCAGACCCCCACGCTGTTGCAG GTGCCCTGAAATCCTATCTGCGGGAGCTGCCAGAGCCTCTCATGACCTACAGCCTGTACGAGGAGTGGACACAAGCTGCAAA TATTCAGGACCAGGATAAGAAGCTCCAGGAGTTATGGAGGATTTGTAACAGATTACCTGAGCATTACCGTGTTAACTTCAG gTATTTAATCAAATTTTTAGCCAAGCTTGCCCAGAACAGTGACGTTAACAAAATGACACCGAGCAACATCGCCATCGTCTTGGGCCCCAACTTGTTGTGGGCAAAAAATGAAGG ATCCCTTGCTGAAATGGCAGCAGCCACTTCGGTGCACGTGGTAGCAGTCATTGAGCCCATTATTCAGCACGCAGACTGGTTCTTCCCTGGAG ATGAAGATTTCAATGTGTCTGGGGCGTTTGTGGCAGTTCCTGCTGTAAATTCCAATCACTTGTCACACACTGGGAATGACTATGAATGTGGGACCCTGGAGAGGAAGAGGCCTCTGAGCATGACTGTGATGGAAGGGGATTTGCTGAAGAAGGAAAG CTTTGGTGtgaaggtgctggagctgcccgcGACCCCGCGGCGATGTGGCACTGTAAACAGAAAGCTCACATCGCCGGCCTTCcagccgccgctgccgccctgcgagcccgcggcggcggccgagcAGCACTGCCCGCCTGCCGGGGCtgagcccggccccggggccggccccgctccctctgctgccccggcggagcagccccaggctccaGGCACTGAGGATGCCAG TACCTCAAAATCCAAGGACAGCTCGTCTGCAGCCACTCCTCCCCCGGTGAGGAACGGCGGCCAGGCAGGGCCTGCCCCGGGCCAGgcagcccccagcagctcccagctctctgtCAGCCAGCCCCAGAACGCTGCTGGTCCCAGTCCCCACGCCCTGAGGAGAG CTGTGAAGAAGCCGGCGCCAGCCCCCCCCAAACCAGCCAACCCCCCGCCGGGGCAGCCAGGAGGCCAAAGCTCTTCCCCAGCTGCTCAGCCGCCTTCTGTCTCTCCAAAACCACCGGCCAGAAGCTCTTCTCCTCCCGCCCAACACGCCAACCAAGGAGCACCCCAGACCTCCTCCCCGTGCCAGGTTTCTGCACCTCGGAGATATTCCAGCAGCCTGTCCCCACTCCAAGCTCCCAGCCACCCTCCCCCgcagcccccagcacaggcaactcctcccctgcagcccaggggcAGCAGCCAAGCATCTCCAGGCGAGCAGGGCCcggagcagccctgctgctcctccgtGCCCCTGCCGCAGACTCCGACTCCGCCCGACACGCCGCCGCTGGGCAAGCGCCCGGGCAGCGTGccccccgagccctgcccgGCTCCCTGCGTGCCCCACGGGGGCACCTTGCCCCGGCCACGGCCCGTGCCCAAGCCCAGGAACAGACCCAGCGTGCCCCCTCCGCCTCACCCTCCCTCGCAGCTGCCTGCAGACGGGACGGCTGCGGCCCCCACGCAGACGGCCTCCAGAATAGTCACAG GAAATGCCCAGGAACTCCCGACTCAGTGA
- the ARHGAP17 gene encoding rho GTPase-activating protein 17 isoform X3, producing the protein MKKQFNRMKQLANQTVGRAERTEVLSEDLLQIERRLDAVRSVCHLAQKRLIACLQGQHGTDPDKRHKKLPLTALAQNMQEGSIQLSDETLLGKMLDTCGDAESKLAMELSQHEVQIEREVIDPLCQLTETEIPNIQKQRKQLAKLVLDWDSARGRYNQAHKTSGTNFQVHPSKIESLKEEMDEAGNKVEQCKDQLAADMYSFVSKEGEYARCFVTLLEAQADYHRKALAVIEKVLPEIQAHQDKWTEKPAFGTPLEEHLKRSGREIAVPIEACVMMLLETGMREEGLFRIAAGASKLKKLKAALDCSTSQLDEFYSDPHAVAGALKSYLRELPEPLMTYSLYEEWTQAANIQDQDKKLQELWRICNRLPEHYRVNFRYLIKFLAKLAQNSDVNKMTPSNIAIVLGPNLLWAKNEGSLAEMAAATSVHVVAVIEPIIQHADWFFPGDEDFNVSGAFVAVPAVNSNHLSHTGNDYECGTLERKRPLSMTVMEGDLLKKESFGVKVLELPATPRRCGTVNRKLTSPAFQPPLPPCEPAAAAEQHCPPAGAEPGPGAGPAPSAAPAEQPQAPGTEDASTSKSKDSSSAATPPPVRNGGQAGPAPGQAAPSSSQLSVSQPQNAAGPSPHALRRAVKKPAPAPPKPANPPPGQPGGQSSSPAAQPPSVSPKPPARSSSPPAQHANQGAPQTSSPCQVSAPRRYSSSLSPLQAPSHPPPQPPAQATPPLQPRGSSQASPGEQGPEQPCCSSVPLPQTPTPPDTPPLGKRPGSVPPEPCPAPCVPHGGTLPRPRPVPKPRNRPSVPPPPHPPSQLPADGTAAAPTQTASRIVTDV; encoded by the exons GGCTGAGAGAACAGAGGTACTCAGTGAAGACCTGTTGCAG ATCGAGAGGCGCCTGGACGCCGTGAGGTCCGTGTGCCACCTGGCCCAGAAGAGGCTGATTGCCTGTCTGCAGGGCCAGCATGGCACAGACCCTGACAAGAGACAC AAAAAACTTCCTCTAACAGCTCTGGCTCAAAACATGCAGGAAGGATCCATCCAGCTGAGTGATGAAACTCTGCTGGG GAAAATGCTGGATACCTGTGGGGATGCAGAGAGTAAACTGGCAATGGAGCTCTCCCAGCATGAAGTACAGATTGAGAGAGAAGTTATAGACCCACTGTGCCAGCTGACAGAG ACAGAGATCCCCAACATTCAGAAGCAGAGGAAGCAGCTTGCAAAGCTGGTGCTGGACTGGGATTCTGCAAGGGGAAG ATACAACCAAGCCCACAAGACTTCAGGAACAAACTTCCAAGTGCATCCTTCAAAAATAGAATCTCTTAAGGAAGAGATGGATGAAGCTGGAAATAAAGTAGAGCAGTGCAAG GATCAGCTGGCTGCAGACATGTACAGCTTCGTGTCCAAGGAGGGGGAGTACGCCCGCTGCTTTGTCACG TTATTAGAAGCACAAGCAGATTACCATAGAAAAGCATTAGCAGTCATAGAAAAGGTCCTACCCGAAATTCAAGCCCATCAAG ACAAATGGACTGAAAAACCAGCTTTTGGAACTCCCCTGGAAGAGCATCTGAAGCGCAGCGGGCGGGAAATCGCAGTCCCTATCGAAGCCTGTGTCATGATGCTCCTGGAAACAGGGATGAGAGAGGAG GGCTTGTTCAGAATTGCTGCTGGAGCCTCCAAGTTAAAAAAGCTGAAAGCTGCCCTGGACTGCTCCACTTCCCAGCTTGATGAGTTTTACTCAGACCCCCACGCTGTTGCAG GTGCCCTGAAATCCTATCTGCGGGAGCTGCCAGAGCCTCTCATGACCTACAGCCTGTACGAGGAGTGGACACAAGCTGCAAA TATTCAGGACCAGGATAAGAAGCTCCAGGAGTTATGGAGGATTTGTAACAGATTACCTGAGCATTACCGTGTTAACTTCAG gTATTTAATCAAATTTTTAGCCAAGCTTGCCCAGAACAGTGACGTTAACAAAATGACACCGAGCAACATCGCCATCGTCTTGGGCCCCAACTTGTTGTGGGCAAAAAATGAAGG ATCCCTTGCTGAAATGGCAGCAGCCACTTCGGTGCACGTGGTAGCAGTCATTGAGCCCATTATTCAGCACGCAGACTGGTTCTTCCCTGGAG ATGAAGATTTCAATGTGTCTGGGGCGTTTGTGGCAGTTCCTGCTGTAAATTCCAATCACTTGTCACACACTGGGAATGACTATGAATGTGGGACCCTGGAGAGGAAGAGGCCTCTGAGCATGACTGTGATGGAAGGGGATTTGCTGAAGAAGGAAAG CTTTGGTGtgaaggtgctggagctgcccgcGACCCCGCGGCGATGTGGCACTGTAAACAGAAAGCTCACATCGCCGGCCTTCcagccgccgctgccgccctgcgagcccgcggcggcggccgagcAGCACTGCCCGCCTGCCGGGGCtgagcccggccccggggccggccccgctccctctgctgccccggcggagcagccccaggctccaGGCACTGAGGATGCCAG TACCTCAAAATCCAAGGACAGCTCGTCTGCAGCCACTCCTCCCCCGGTGAGGAACGGCGGCCAGGCAGGGCCTGCCCCGGGCCAGgcagcccccagcagctcccagctctctgtCAGCCAGCCCCAGAACGCTGCTGGTCCCAGTCCCCACGCCCTGAGGAGAG CTGTGAAGAAGCCGGCGCCAGCCCCCCCCAAACCAGCCAACCCCCCGCCGGGGCAGCCAGGAGGCCAAAGCTCTTCCCCAGCTGCTCAGCCGCCTTCTGTCTCTCCAAAACCACCGGCCAGAAGCTCTTCTCCTCCCGCCCAACACGCCAACCAAGGAGCACCCCAGACCTCCTCCCCGTGCCAGGTTTCTGCACCTCGGAGATATTCCAGCAGCCTGTCCCCACTCCAAGCTCCCAGCCACCCTCCCCCgcagcccccagcacaggcaactcctcccctgcagcccaggggcAGCAGCCAAGCATCTCCAGGCGAGCAGGGCCcggagcagccctgctgctcctccgtGCCCCTGCCGCAGACTCCGACTCCGCCCGACACGCCGCCGCTGGGCAAGCGCCCGGGCAGCGTGccccccgagccctgcccgGCTCCCTGCGTGCCCCACGGGGGCACCTTGCCCCGGCCACGGCCCGTGCCCAAGCCCAGGAACAGACCCAGCGTGCCCCCTCCGCCTCACCCTCCCTCGCAGCTGCCTGCAGACGGGACGGCTGCGGCCCCCACGCAGACGGCCTCCAGAATAGTCACAG ATGTTTGA
- the ARHGAP17 gene encoding rho GTPase-activating protein 17 isoform X4, giving the protein MKKQFNRMKQLANQTVGRAERTEVLSEDLLQIERRLDAVRSVCHLAQKRLIACLQGQHGTDPDKRHKKLPLTALAQNMQEGSIQLSDETLLGKMLDTCGDAESKLAMELSQHEVQIEREVIDPLCQLTETEIPNIQKQRKQLAKLVLDWDSARGRYNQAHKTSGTNFQVHPSKIESLKEEMDEAGNKVEQCKDQLAADMYSFVSKEGEYARCFVTLLEAQADYHRKALAVIEKVLPEIQAHQDKWTEKPAFGTPLEEHLKRSGREIAVPIEACVMMLLETGMREEGLFRIAAGASKLKKLKAALDCSTSQLDEFYSDPHAVAGALKSYLRELPEPLMTYSLYEEWTQAANIQDQDKKLQELWRICNRLPEHYRVNFRYLIKFLAKLAQNSDVNKMTPSNIAIVLGPNLLWAKNEGSLAEMAAATSVHVVAVIEPIIQHADWFFPGDEDFNVSGAFVAVPAVNSNHLSHTGNDYECGTLERKRPLSMTVMEGDLLKKESTSKSKDSSSAATPPPVRNGGQAGPAPGQAAPSSSQLSVSQPQNAAGPSPHALRRAVKKPAPAPPKPANPPPGQPGGQSSSPAAQPPSVSPKPPARSSSPPAQHANQGAPQTSSPCQVSAPRRYSSSLSPLQAPSHPPPQPPAQATPPLQPRGSSQASPGEQGPEQPCCSSVPLPQTPTPPDTPPLGKRPGSVPPEPCPAPCVPHGGTLPRPRPVPKPRNRPSVPPPPHPPSQLPADGTAAAPTQTASRIVTDSNPSIPEPLPNPPPELPAEPAGRELHNHLLLDIDNDTESTAL; this is encoded by the exons GGCTGAGAGAACAGAGGTACTCAGTGAAGACCTGTTGCAG ATCGAGAGGCGCCTGGACGCCGTGAGGTCCGTGTGCCACCTGGCCCAGAAGAGGCTGATTGCCTGTCTGCAGGGCCAGCATGGCACAGACCCTGACAAGAGACAC AAAAAACTTCCTCTAACAGCTCTGGCTCAAAACATGCAGGAAGGATCCATCCAGCTGAGTGATGAAACTCTGCTGGG GAAAATGCTGGATACCTGTGGGGATGCAGAGAGTAAACTGGCAATGGAGCTCTCCCAGCATGAAGTACAGATTGAGAGAGAAGTTATAGACCCACTGTGCCAGCTGACAGAG ACAGAGATCCCCAACATTCAGAAGCAGAGGAAGCAGCTTGCAAAGCTGGTGCTGGACTGGGATTCTGCAAGGGGAAG ATACAACCAAGCCCACAAGACTTCAGGAACAAACTTCCAAGTGCATCCTTCAAAAATAGAATCTCTTAAGGAAGAGATGGATGAAGCTGGAAATAAAGTAGAGCAGTGCAAG GATCAGCTGGCTGCAGACATGTACAGCTTCGTGTCCAAGGAGGGGGAGTACGCCCGCTGCTTTGTCACG TTATTAGAAGCACAAGCAGATTACCATAGAAAAGCATTAGCAGTCATAGAAAAGGTCCTACCCGAAATTCAAGCCCATCAAG ACAAATGGACTGAAAAACCAGCTTTTGGAACTCCCCTGGAAGAGCATCTGAAGCGCAGCGGGCGGGAAATCGCAGTCCCTATCGAAGCCTGTGTCATGATGCTCCTGGAAACAGGGATGAGAGAGGAG GGCTTGTTCAGAATTGCTGCTGGAGCCTCCAAGTTAAAAAAGCTGAAAGCTGCCCTGGACTGCTCCACTTCCCAGCTTGATGAGTTTTACTCAGACCCCCACGCTGTTGCAG GTGCCCTGAAATCCTATCTGCGGGAGCTGCCAGAGCCTCTCATGACCTACAGCCTGTACGAGGAGTGGACACAAGCTGCAAA TATTCAGGACCAGGATAAGAAGCTCCAGGAGTTATGGAGGATTTGTAACAGATTACCTGAGCATTACCGTGTTAACTTCAG gTATTTAATCAAATTTTTAGCCAAGCTTGCCCAGAACAGTGACGTTAACAAAATGACACCGAGCAACATCGCCATCGTCTTGGGCCCCAACTTGTTGTGGGCAAAAAATGAAGG ATCCCTTGCTGAAATGGCAGCAGCCACTTCGGTGCACGTGGTAGCAGTCATTGAGCCCATTATTCAGCACGCAGACTGGTTCTTCCCTGGAG ATGAAGATTTCAATGTGTCTGGGGCGTTTGTGGCAGTTCCTGCTGTAAATTCCAATCACTTGTCACACACTGGGAATGACTATGAATGTGGGACCCTGGAGAGGAAGAGGCCTCTGAGCATGACTGTGATGGAAGGGGATTTGCTGAAGAAGGAAAG TACCTCAAAATCCAAGGACAGCTCGTCTGCAGCCACTCCTCCCCCGGTGAGGAACGGCGGCCAGGCAGGGCCTGCCCCGGGCCAGgcagcccccagcagctcccagctctctgtCAGCCAGCCCCAGAACGCTGCTGGTCCCAGTCCCCACGCCCTGAGGAGAG CTGTGAAGAAGCCGGCGCCAGCCCCCCCCAAACCAGCCAACCCCCCGCCGGGGCAGCCAGGAGGCCAAAGCTCTTCCCCAGCTGCTCAGCCGCCTTCTGTCTCTCCAAAACCACCGGCCAGAAGCTCTTCTCCTCCCGCCCAACACGCCAACCAAGGAGCACCCCAGACCTCCTCCCCGTGCCAGGTTTCTGCACCTCGGAGATATTCCAGCAGCCTGTCCCCACTCCAAGCTCCCAGCCACCCTCCCCCgcagcccccagcacaggcaactcctcccctgcagcccaggggcAGCAGCCAAGCATCTCCAGGCGAGCAGGGCCcggagcagccctgctgctcctccgtGCCCCTGCCGCAGACTCCGACTCCGCCCGACACGCCGCCGCTGGGCAAGCGCCCGGGCAGCGTGccccccgagccctgcccgGCTCCCTGCGTGCCCCACGGGGGCACCTTGCCCCGGCCACGGCCCGTGCCCAAGCCCAGGAACAGACCCAGCGTGCCCCCTCCGCCTCACCCTCCCTCGCAGCTGCCTGCAGACGGGACGGCTGCGGCCCCCACGCAGACGGCCTCCAGAATAGTCACAG ACTCTAATCCCAGTATTCCAGAACCACTTCCAAACCCTCCTCCAGAGCTTCCTGCAGAGCCGGCAGGCAGAGAGCTGCACAACCACCTGCTGCTGGACATTGACAACGACACGGAGAGCACCGCGCTGTGA